From Aedes albopictus strain Foshan chromosome 1, AalbF5, whole genome shotgun sequence, one genomic window encodes:
- the LOC109417029 gene encoding uncharacterized protein LOC109417029: MMTLNQNNKPNFKTIPVACCEEISESLPVVLKYVIARYPTMVKRCAAIFCGKEIDRHDEHYPFPTGSSSQTFRLRIWRQRLLVHRAGPNQFACGRHFSEAQFEARNGSPREMRLDAVPDRNIVRRTIDPEDPLDAVCRLCLERIKSDCHLIHPVWPAPEVPSAKDIEEVFGVVVPKNDSMPRLICLTCVTKVNYVMRIRNQYRKNDAIFTKKWTPKKETVKSPAKTRSENDRRSAEQDSITIIPHSSLQGQMKSHPSTSEALLTESPTPGQSLAEVAPVNHTPKIAAVASYGKNPVAASSSSIDPASERVLSNAYGELVYIQKGNTYQRFQIISSNQIGLSCEREEVVHTSTDCRVLPSDPGDEVEILYTDGNTEIPADAKLVKLEFEPALDFGNLQADDTHLLVEELEELPEKRPRIDKPFRYDQVKDEPGED; encoded by the exons ATGATGACGCTAAACCAAAACAACAAGCCAAATTTCAAAACGATCCCAGTCGCTTGTTGTGAGGAAATCTCGGAATCTCTTCCAGTAGTTCTGAAATACGTGATTGCTAGGTACCCAACGATGGTCAAACGATGTGCAGCTATATTTTGTGGAAAAGAAATAGACCGTCACGATGAGCATTACCCATTTCCAACCGGATCCTCCAGTCAAACGTTCCGGCTTCGGATATGGCGCCAGCGACTGCTCGTTCACAGGGCAGGACCGAACCAGTTCGCTTGCGGCCGGCACTTCTCCGAGGCCCAGTTTGAGGCACGAAATG GAAGCCCGAGAGAGATGAGACTAGACGCCGTTCCAGATAGGAACATCGTTCGGAGAACCATCGATCCGGAAGACCCGCTGGATGCCGTCTGTCGGTTGTGCTTGGAACGCATCAAAAGTGACTGCCACCTGATTCATCCCGTTTGGCCGGCCCCGGAGGTGCCCAGCGCGAAGGACATCGAGGAGGTGTTCGGCGTGGTG GtcccgaaaaacgattccatGCCCCGCCTGATATGCCTAACATGTGTGACGAAAGTAAACTACGTAATGCGCATCCGGAATCAGTATAGGAAAAACGATGCCATTTTCACCAAGAAATGGACCCCAAAAAAGGAAACCGTTAAATCTCCCGCCAAAACCAGAAGCGAGAACGATCGTCGAAGTGCCGAGCAGGATTCCATTACTATAATACCTCACAGTAGTCTCCAGGGCCAGATGAAGTCACACCCTTCAACGTCGGAAGCACTGTTGACAGAAAGTCCCACTCCAGGACAGTCTCTCGCGGAGGTCGCTCCCGTTAATCACACTCCCAAGATAGCCGCCGTGGCCAGCTATGGAAAGAATCCGGTAGCCGCTTCCTCCAGCAGTATTGATCCCGCTAGTGAGCGGGTGCTGAGCAATGCCTACGGCGAGCTTGTCTACATCCAGAAGGGAAACACCTACCAGCGGTTCCAGATTATCAGCAGCAACCAGATCGGGTTGAGCTGCGAACGCGAAGAAGTGGTCCATACTTCGACGGATTGCCGGGTGCTGCCGTCGGATCCGGGTGACGAGGTGGAAATACTCTACACGGATGGGAATACAGAGATCCCTGCGGACGCCAAGCTGGTGAAGCTGGAGTTTGAACCGGCGTTGGACTTTGGCAATCTGCAAGCGGACGACACGCACCTGCTCGTAGAGGAATTGGAAGAACTGCCGGAGAAGAGACCCAGAATCGATAAACCGTTCCGGTATGATCAGGTCAAGGACGAACCGGGCGAGGACTGA